From a single Theropithecus gelada isolate Dixy chromosome 10, Tgel_1.0, whole genome shotgun sequence genomic region:
- the APOBEC3C gene encoding DNA dC->dU-editing enzyme APOBEC-3C, which translates to MNPQMRNPMKAMDPGTFYFQFKNLWEANNRNETWLCFTVQVIKHHSTVSWERGVFQNQVDPESRCHAERCFLSWFCEDILSPNTDYQVTWYTSWSPCPECAGEVAEFLARHNNVMLTIYTARLYYSQDPNYQQGLRNLSEKGVSVKIMDYEDFKYCWENFVYDDGEPFKPWKGINTSFRFLERRLREILQ; encoded by the exons AAACCCGATGAAGGCAATGGATCCAGGCACATTCTACTTCCAATTTAAAAACCTATGGGAAGCCAACAATCGGAACGAAACCTGGCTGTGCTTCACCGTGCAAGTTATAAAGCATCACTCAACTGTCTCCTGGGAGAGGGGCGTCTTCCAAAACCAG gtcGATCCTGAGAGCCGTTGTCATGCAGAAAGGTGCTTCCTCTCCTGGTTCTGTGAGGACATACTGTCTCCTAACACAGACTACCAGGTCACCTGGTACACATCTTGGAGCCCTTGCCCAGAGTGTGCCGGGGAGGTGGCCGagttcctggccaggcacaaCAATGTGATGCTCACCATCTATACCGCCCGCCTCTACTACTCCCAGGATCCGAATTACCAGCAGGGGCTCCGCAACCTGAGTGAGAAAGGGGTCTCTGTGAAGATTATGGACTACGAAG ATTTTAAATATTGTTGGGAAAACTTTGTGTACGATGATGGTGAACCATTCAAGCCTTGGAAGGGAATAAACACCAGCTTTCGATTTCTGGAAAGACGCCTACGGGAGATTCTTCAGTGA